The Helicobacter pylori genome contains a region encoding:
- a CDS encoding rhodanese-like domain-containing protein produces the protein MLEDYAISLEEVNFNDFVVVDVRELDEYEELHLPNATLISVNDQEKLADFLSQHKDKKVLLHCRAGRRALDAAKSMHELGYTPYYLEGNVYDFEKYGFRMVYDDTCGKKN, from the coding sequence ATGCTTGAAGATTATGCAATCAGTTTAGAAGAAGTCAATTTCAATGATTTTGTTGTCGTAGATGTGCGCGAGCTGGATGAATATGAAGAATTGCATTTGCCTAACGCTACGCTCATTAGCGTTAATGACCAAGAAAAGCTCGCTGATTTTTTATCCCAGCACAAAGATAAAAAAGTGTTGCTCCATTGCAGGGCTGGCCGCAGGGCTTTAGATGCGGCTAAAAGCATGCATGAATTAGGCTATACGCCCTATTATTTAGAAGGCAATGTCTATGATTTTGAAAAATACGGCTTTAGAATGGTCTATGATGACACTTGCGGTAAGAAAAACTAG